In the genome of Hyphobacterium sp. CCMP332, one region contains:
- a CDS encoding SpoIIE family protein phosphatase has protein sequence MKIPDSEEGLKTAIEIEKSQWQEELDNTAKRYHIIGAWIAIIFDPIFAFTDYLNIPGHFTELLSIRLSVSFLTIITYFFYKKYNFQSYWLVLVPFMLISFQNAYTFMLIDESSIMGHSLNYIALFIGGGMFILWPLQFSIGVVAASVVMTYLFFNLNPNVDADVFWVGGGLLKLVVEFFMIVLIYSRYRLTKKEIIARLALEKSKDLLSAQKSIIQKKNDQLIDSLLYAKRIQEALLGDQKRIKSWFDGGFILFEPKDIVSGDFYWLYKHPERDIRILMAGDCTGHGVPAALMTVLGNSILTDLVEHKGIYLPDQILKELDNTLLGFLKKHKDEFGNVNDGMDISILTFMDHKIYFSAAKNPLVIINGEDIEQIKGSKYAIGGFGTEEVEKEFDLHLIEHTENNHYYLFSDGFQDQFGGTNGKKYMTKRFRNTLMETCKKGIKVQENDLDEIFKEWKGENPQTDDVLVIGVKI, from the coding sequence ATGAAAATACCCGATAGTGAAGAGGGATTAAAAACTGCGATTGAAATCGAAAAAAGTCAGTGGCAGGAAGAGCTCGATAATACCGCAAAAAGGTATCATATCATCGGTGCCTGGATCGCCATCATTTTTGATCCGATTTTCGCCTTTACGGACTATTTAAATATCCCCGGTCATTTTACTGAGCTCTTGAGTATTCGGCTAAGTGTATCCTTCTTAACGATTATTACTTATTTCTTCTACAAGAAATACAATTTTCAATCCTATTGGCTTGTATTGGTTCCCTTCATGTTAATTTCTTTTCAGAATGCCTATACATTTATGCTTATAGATGAGTCCAGCATTATGGGGCATAGCTTAAATTACATTGCCCTTTTCATAGGAGGTGGAATGTTCATTCTTTGGCCGCTCCAATTTAGCATTGGTGTAGTTGCAGCATCAGTAGTAATGACTTACCTATTTTTCAATCTTAACCCAAATGTCGATGCCGATGTATTTTGGGTGGGCGGCGGACTCTTAAAATTAGTTGTTGAATTTTTTATGATAGTTTTAATCTATTCAAGATACAGACTGACCAAAAAGGAAATTATTGCCCGTCTGGCTCTTGAGAAAAGTAAAGACTTACTTTCGGCTCAGAAAAGTATAATTCAAAAGAAAAATGATCAGCTCATAGACAGTCTTCTATATGCCAAAAGAATTCAGGAGGCTTTGCTTGGCGATCAAAAAAGGATTAAGTCCTGGTTTGATGGGGGTTTTATATTATTTGAACCCAAGGATATTGTCAGCGGTGACTTTTACTGGCTTTACAAACATCCGGAAAGAGATATTAGAATTTTAATGGCTGGGGATTGTACCGGGCATGGAGTGCCAGCTGCTTTGATGACCGTACTTGGAAATTCCATTCTTACCGACCTTGTTGAACACAAAGGCATTTATTTACCAGATCAAATTCTTAAAGAGCTGGACAATACACTTTTGGGATTCCTGAAAAAGCACAAAGACGAGTTTGGTAATGTAAATGACGGAATGGATATTTCGATATTGACCTTTATGGATCATAAAATATATTTTTCAGCTGCTAAAAATCCTCTTGTCATTATCAATGGTGAAGATATCGAGCAAATAAAAGGTTCAAAGTATGCAATTGGAGGTTTTGGCACTGAAGAAGTGGAGAAAGAGTTTGACTTACACCTTATTGAACATACTGAAAACAATCACTATTATCTTTTTTCCGATGGTTTTCAGGATCAATTTGGAGGTACTAATGGCAAAAAATACATGACAAAAAGATTTCGCAATACTTTAATGGAAACATGCAAAAAAGGCATAAAAGTGCAAGAAAATGACCTGGATGAAATATTTAAAGAATGGAAAGGTGAAAACCCTCAAACAGATGATGTGCTTGTAATTGGGGTAAAAATTTAG